A single Syngnathus acus chromosome 8, fSynAcu1.2, whole genome shotgun sequence DNA region contains:
- the gcat gene encoding 2-amino-3-ketobutyrate coenzyme A ligase, mitochondrial — MSLGKAGWTLLNPLRGVLRPSTSVLNRSYAAVAEARAVLNGELESIRVAGTWKAERIITSKQGPHINVDGSRGSILNFCANNYLGLSSHPEVVQAGIDALKTYGAGLSSVRFICGTQDLHKNLEQKLAEFHEREDCILYASCFDANAGLFEVLLGPDDAVLSDELNHASIIDGIRLCRAKRLRYKHMDLSDLEKKLKESQSCRMRLVVTDGVFSMDGDVAPLTGICDLAEQYGAMVFIDECHATGFLGPRGRGTDELLGEMDRVHIINSTLGKALGGAAGGYTVGPKPLIDLLRQRSRPYLFSNSLPPPVVGCATRAVELLLASDEIAQSMTAKTMRFRNKMTRAGFTISGSAHPICPVMLGDARLASLMADDMLKLGVYVIGFSFPVVPKGKARIRVQISAAHTDEDIDHCVDAFIQTGRKHGVIS, encoded by the exons ATGTCTCTCGGCAAAGCTGGCTGGACTTTGTTGAACCCTCTCCGGGGGGTTCTTCGGCCCTCAACCTCGGTCTTAAATCGGAGCTACGCGGCTGTTGCTGAAGCCAGAGCTGTATTAAACGGTGAACTCGAGTCGATTCGCGTGGCGGGGACGTGgaaagcagagaggatcatcacTTCCAAGCAGGGACCGCACATCAACGTGGACGGAAGCCGTGGCA gCATTTTAAACTTCTGCGCCAACAACTATCTTGGACTATCCAGTCATCCAGAGGTGGTGCAAGCAGGGATTGATGCACTGAAAACGTATGGCGCTGGATTGAGCTCGGTCAGATTCATCTGTGGTACTCAG GATTTGCACAAAAACCTAGAGCAAAAGTTGGCAGAGTTTCACGAGAGGGAGGACTGCATCCTCTATGCCAGTTGTTTTGATGCCAACGCCGGACTATTTGAG GTTCTGCTTGGCCCAGATGACGCTGTGTTGTCGGATGAACTTAACCATGCCTCTATTATTGATGGTATCCGTCTGTGTCGTGCGAAAAGACTGCGCTACAAACATATGGACCTCagtgatttagaaaaaaaactcaaggaGTCTCAG TCATGTCGTATGCGGCTGGTGGTGACAGATGGGGTCTTCTCAATGGATGGAGATGTGGCTCCGTTAACGGGAATCTGTGATCTGGCTGAGCAATACGGGGCTATGGTGTTCATCGATGAATGCCACGCCACTGGTTTCCTCGGGCCTCGTGGCAG AGGAACCGACGAGCTGTTGGGAGAGATGGACCGAGTTCATATCATAAACTCCACTCTGGGAAAAGCACTGGGAGGTGCAGCTG GTGGCTACACAGTGGGACCAAAGCCCCTCATTGATCTGCTGAGGCAGCGGTCTCGACCTTACCTCTTCTCcaactccctccctccacctgTGGTGGGCTGCGCCACGCGGGCTGTCGAGCTGCTGCTCGCCTCCGATGAGATTGCACAAAGCATGACAGCCAAAACCATGAG GTTTCGAAACAAGATGACGCGGGCTGGCTTCACCATCTCGGGATCGGCTCACCCGATCTGTCCAGTGATGCTGGGTGATGCACGGCTTGCCTCTCTAATGGCAGATGACATGTTGAAGCTAG GAGTGTATGTGATTGGATTTTCCTTCCCAGTCGTaccaaaaggcaaagccaGAATCCGTGTTCAGATTTCAGCCGCGCACACTGACGAAGACATTGATCACTGCGTCGACGCCTTTATTCAAACGGGCAGAAAGCATGGAGTTATTTCCTGA
- the LOC119125721 gene encoding ATP-dependent RNA helicase DDX39A, whose product MAENDVDNELLDYEDDEEPQGAPESGAPANKKEVKGSYVSIHSSGFRDFLLKPELLRAIIDCGFEHPSEVQHECIPQAILGMDILCQAKSGMGKTAVFVLATLQQLEPVNGQVAVLVMCHTRELAFQISKEYERFSKYMPTIKSVVFFGGLPIKNDEDVLKKNCPHIVVGTPGRILALVRNKTLSLKNVKHFILDECDKMLEQLDMRCDVQDIFRITPHEKQVMMFSATLSKEIRPVCRKFMQDPMEVFVDDETKLTLHGLQQYYCKLKDSEKNRKLFDLLDVLEFNQVVIFVKRIQRCIALSQLLVEQNFPAIAIHKGMAQEERLSRYQQFKDFQRRILVATNLFGRGMDIERVNIVFNYDMPEDSDTYLHRVARAGRFGTKGLAITFVSDETEAKTLNDVQDRFEVNVAELPDEIDISSYIEQSR is encoded by the exons ATGGCTGAGAACGACGTTGATAACGAGCTGCTCGACTACGAAGATGATGAAGAACCCCAAGGAGCACCAGAGAGTGGAGCCCCGGCCAACAAGAAGGAGGTGAAGGGATCCTACGTTTCAATCCACAGTTCCGGCTTCAGGGACTTCCTGCTCAAACCCGAGTTACTCCGTGCCATTATCGACTGTGGCTTTGAACATCCATCAGAAG TCCAGCACGAATGCATTCCACAAGCCATTTTAGGAATGGACATCCTTTGCCAAGCGAAATCAGGCATGGGCAAGACAGCCGTGTTTGTTTTGGCCACTCTTCAACAGCTTGAACCAGTCAATGGACAG GTAGCAGTATTAGTCATGTGTCACACGCGAGAGCTGGCCTTTCAAATTAGCAAAGAATACGAGCGCTTCTCCAAGTACATGCCAACGATCAAATCGGTAGTATTCTTCGGCGGGCTGCCCATCAAGAACGACGAGGACGTCCTGAAGAAGAACTGCCCCCATATAGTCGTCGGAACGCCCGGCCGCATCCTCGCTCTCGTCCGAAACAAAACGCTCAGTCTGAAGAACGTCAAGCATTTTATCCTGGATGAGTGTGACAAAATGTTGGAGCAACTTG ACATGAGGTGTGACGTACAAGACATCTTCAGAATCACGCCCCACGAGAAGCAGGTCATGATGTTTAGCGCCACGCTAAGCAAGGAAATCCGACCCGTTTGTCGCAAATTCATGCAGGAC CCCATGGAGGTATTTGTGGATGACGAGACCAAACTGACGCTGCACGGCCTGCAGCAGTACTACTGCAAGTTGAAAGACAGCGAGAAGAACCGCAAGCTATTTGATCTGCTCGACGTCTTGGAGTTCAACCAA GTGGTGATCTTTGTCAAGAGAATCCAGCGCTGCATTGCCTTGTCACAACTTTTGGTGGAGCAGAATTTCCCCGCTATTGCCATCCACAAAGGGATGGCCCAAGAGGAGAG ACTGTCTCGCTATCAGCAATTCAAAGACTTCCAAAGACGTATATTGGTGGCCACCAACCTCTTCGGCCGAGGGATGGACATCGAGCGAGTCAATATCGTCTTCAACTACGACATGCCAGAAGATTCAGACACGTATTTACACAGG GTTGCCCGTGCTGGCAGGTTCGGCACCAAAGGCCTGGCTATAACCTTTGTGTCAGACGAAACCGAAGCCAAGACACTGAACGACGTGCAGGACCGTTTTGAGGTCAACGTGGCCGAGCTGCCCGATGAAATCGACATCTCCTCTTACA